Genomic segment of Denticeps clupeoides chromosome 13, fDenClu1.1, whole genome shotgun sequence:
CGCCTCGGACCCGGAAGAACGGGAAGAGGATGGGGAGAGGGCGCGGGTTATTCTTCCTACAATAAAACatagatacaaaaaaaaaggtcgtAACGTAGGTCGTGCGCAGTCGGAGAAAATTACGCGTCAAGATGTCGGCGTCGGCGATCTTCATTCTGGACCAGAAGGGCAAGGTAGGAGCCCCGGTTCGTGAGAAAACTAACACCGCTGGCCGCAGTGTGAACGCGCAGTCATCGCGCCGGGATAAAGAGACGGAGAACAGCTCCCTCTCAACAGGTGCATGTGAAACATTGGGATTTGTGGAATCTGTGAAAGAAAACTGGAGGAATCAAGACCTCGGGCGCGCGAGAGTGTTCCGGCATGATATCAGGACGGGACGTGTCCTTCAAATGAAACCTGAAAAGTTTCCAGACATTATGAATCGGTATGATTCGTATTTCAATATGTGGCAGGCATCCGCCGTAATGAATGGGGAGGGAGGGCGGGGCCTCACGCAACAGGTGCAGCTACGTCACTGTCGGTGTAACTTAACCAGAGCTAATTAACCAgaattaattattcataaaaaaagacgTGCAATGACGGGCGATTACTTACACAGCGGGTGAAAGCAAAGCAGCaggcaatttatttaaaatgcggAGAAATCCTAAGCATGTATAGAATGAAACTCATGGAAGGATCACCTTGCCATCTTCAAAACAGCAATGTAGTGCATGATGAGTCAAACCGGTTCTTCCCTCCTGAAGAAAAGTGGATAGATTATTTTTGCATTGTAAAGGATTACTTGATGACTCCGCCAGATAATGTGTGCATGAGTGAAGTAGGCCAAAGACGAATGAAATACCCTCTGAGACGCCCTGGACACCGTGAACTGCTGATGAATGCTTTTCTCACAGCACACCGCAGTAGATACGTGGTGGCTCCTCAGTCATTCTCAGGTTTATTGTTCTGGCTCATGTTAAaatcatgtttaaaatattggGATGCTTATATGTATTCTGTTTTAGTATctaatttggaagaaaaaacacactgtTTACCTGGTTCACAATCTTAACTTTATCTAATTGTCACTGCACAAGTGGACACCATCACAAGTGGAACAAAATATAATGCatggaaatggaaataatggaaactggaaatgagaaaaataaaGGTCTTGAGACTACAGAAGGTCGGAATGCCAGGACTAAGCTAGGGTAATGCAGGTCAAACAACAGCTGGCAAAGGAAAGATGAAGGAAAGAACACATATATAATCCAAATTATGAAATAAGATCCAGGGTGGTGGGAATCATCATAATAATTCAACCCCCTCACCCCATCTTTCCTTGTACAGGGTATCATTTGaataatataatgtataatgtaactTACCTAGTACAATTAAATTGAATGAATGGCATTCATCAGGGtgacttcagtagttacagggccagCCTGTGTCTTActaatggtattaagtggggtttgaacctgtgactttgtggtcttctggttcagaagcctagtgtgtcacccactaggctactaccaccctattaacTAGTGGACTGTAGTGTtgttactgttgtgtttttgttcttttaaataGTCCTTATAGCATTTGATTAATTTGACTTTGAACCAAATGCTAAAGATTTTTCatctgtaaataatgaatatgtgAAGTCAGCCAGTGACTGTTCGAGTTCGTTTGTCTTCCTATTTTTTCCTGTCATTTCCTATTCGTTTTTTTagcttttctattttttttggCTGTAATATGGGCTCCGATTCATTAGCTCTGTGGTGCAGTGCAGTTGGTTTGCTAAGAGGCTGTTGTAATCAGCCCATCCTCTCCTGGGTACATGTTGCACCATGTTCTTGTGCGGTGTCATGGACACTGTTGTTATATAAATAACGTGTTTAATAAGTACGTCCTTCAATATATGCACTTCTTTTACTCCCGCAGGTGCTGATATTTCGGAACTACATGGGGGATATTGACATGGGTGAGATCGACCACTTCATGCCCATTCTTatgaaaagagaagaagaagccgAATTATCACCAGTTGTCACCCGTGGGTCAACCCATTTCCTCTGGGTCAAGCACAGCAACATCTACTGTATCCTCCAGTTCATCTGCTCCTAGCAATTTAACATTGATTTCTTTTCACCTTCATTCCTCACTGTAATGTCCATATGATCCAAAGTGATGTAAGGCTCAgactgtcacaaccatggtggtaTGACGAGGCAGGTCGACGGAGACGATGAGAATAGATGACGAAGaagaattcaaattcaaattttatttgtcacatacatagtcatacacggtatgatatgcagtgaaatgctttttgcgactgctatagaccacagtattgcaaatgttgcaagtatacagtgaagaccagtatgcaaatattgcaaacataaccaaatattccacttttacgtctttaacattaaatatgtgtaacaggtagggtgaaatgtaaatgtaaatgaaatgtaaatgaaggtgtgcaaatgagtgaaagacaatgaaTAAGGACAATGAAAAAGCAaggtgattttgtgcaaagagtccagagtgattgaaagtgaaagtgctggagtgtaaaggagttctatgtagtgttgttgttgagagctcggatagcctgcgggaagaagctcctcctcattctctctgtgttggactgcAGGGAGCAAAagcacttccctgatcgcagcagagagaagagtccattgttggacgcattcgcacaacgtcacgaaaccggggtttaatttgtgcagAACAGGACAGCGACATCTGGTAACATGTGAAcgtgtaacacaacaaagacccgactgcaaacagaaacaaacagggcagctttatacagtcgacacaggtgaaaaagattagggaacattacacatggcaaacgtgaaactccggtccggatcccggaacggagtaaccccttccggaccgaaTCATGACACAGACAGATTGACCCACACTCTTCTTTTAGATTATACAAGTACAGAAGCAAAATATGGACGAaaacatgctgtaaatgagtcCATCTATgatgttaacaaaaaaaatacagtgggCCTTTCTGTCCCACGTCATATAATCTTTCACCCTTTAAACTCCCAAATTCAATTTTCTTAAAACATATGAAATGGCTATAAAGAGTCACATGTTTATTTAATCCAGTATGTACACATTGTCAAAACTAATATTGTTATAAATAATCACTATTTTCTCCCCAgcacattatatatttatatctgatAGTTGCCTTAACAGCCACTGTTCAGTGGTGGCCATCACTAAGAAGAACTCAAATGCAGCCCTTGTGTATTCATTCCTTTTTAAAATAGTGGAGGTGGGTGTGGTCTTCCAAATCCACAATGGAACTACAGTACCGTTTTGTCTATTGGTTCTTTCTGACTACATTGGCTGACGACGGATGTGATGTCGCCTGTTGTCTTTAGGTTTTTAAAGAGTATTTCAAAGAGCTGGAGGAAGAGAGCGTCCGTGACAACTTTGTGACGGTGTATGAGCTGTTGGATGAGGTCATGGACTTTGGCTTCCCCCAGACTACTGAGAGCAAGATCCTGCAGGAGTGAGTTCACCAGTTCACCATTGCAGACTCACTAGGtcgccaatcagaatgcttaaATTAAGGTGCTCATGATCTGGCAGCGTGTTTGGTTAGATAGTGGACAGTGTGCCGGGACGACCATAACCGAGATCATGACTgcattgacaggagggggtttaaatagtCTAAGAATGACGAAGTAGCACATGTGAGAGCTTAATCCTTGGGCCAATAATTTAAATTGTACAGGCATTTTAAAAATAGTAGTAAGTAATGTTTTACGTATGAGATTCAGATTGACAGATTAACTGTGTGCCAACACAAAGAAGTAAATATCACAAAAATGCTGTTCAATCATATTTATGTGCACCGAATACcccatttacacatttttatgcTTATATTGCTGTCACTTAAATATAGGTCTATAGCAATGCCACAGTGTCATAATTTGCAAGCATTATAATAGTTCACATTAGTTCACATACTCACTCGCTGATTATTCCTTAGCAGTGATGtggatattaaaatgtacagtacaggccaaaggtttggacgcaccttcttattatattatatatgtgttttcttgattttcatgaccatttacattggtagagtctcactgaaggcatgaaaactatgaatgaacacatgtggagttatgtacttaacaaaaaaggtgaagtaactgaaaacatgttttatattatagtttcttcaaaataaccacctttactctgattactgctttacacactcttggctttctctcgatgagcttcaagaggtcgtcacctgaaacagtcttgaaggagttcccagaggtgtttagcacttgttggcccctttgccttcactctgcggtccggctcaccccaaaccatctggattgggttcaggtccggtgactgtggaggccaggtctccactttttgttaagtacataactccacttgtgttcattcatagttttgatgccttcagtgagaatcttccaatgtaaatggtcatgaaaataaagaaaacacattgaatgagaacgtgtgtccaaacttttggcctgtactgtgtattaAATTGAAATGTATGTGAGGCACAAGACGTTAATatatcatgaagacacacaacaacaacaaaaaaaatctcctctTTGCTCAAGACATTTTTCCGGCCCGGCGTCTACTGTCTATTTTGCACAGATTCAGTATTCCGTTGACCAGCACAATGTCCCCCTATCTCCCCCACCTGGTCTTCTTTGTGCCAGGCAGATTGGCACAACAGCGATGAGAGGCGAGGCCTAAGCACGTCCGCCCTTCATTTTCATGCTAATGCAAACGCGTCTTCTCGCAGGCAGATGCTTTCAttagcatttatgagacgcgtGTGCCACCCAATTGTTTCCCTTTCACCCGTCCCCTGCTTTGTTATCTGCCAGCCCCATAAGCACCTGCGACCACGCGAGACGCCAGGGAGCCGCGCGGTAAATTAACCAGAGGAACTATTCTCAAAAACTTTTTTCAGCGCCGAACTTGGCAGATGCTAACGTCAGGGACTTTTAGAACTTCAAAAATCACAATTTAAACCACAGAGAAAACAATGGCATTCGTTATTTTAGGGGAGCGTTAAGGCCAGTGTGCTTTAGCGATATCCGCCGTGGCCTTATTTCTGTTTACTCATTTGTTATCCCTGAATATAAGAGAAATGCGCGGTTAATGTTCGCTAATGTCACAGCATTCATGCCCTCTGGATTTCAGCAAAATAAACAGAGGCAAACAAGGATGGACCGGTGGATTGATCCGTACAGAAGCACTTTCAAGGGATGTTTGACctagtttaaaatgggaggagcaagtagggcatgactgacagctcccTTGCACCCTACTTTCCCATCTCTATGGCATTTAAACCCGCTCCTTTCAGTACTTAAAACAGTACTGCCGCGCCACACACCTACGTCCCCTTCACCTCCGTTTTCCTCCAGCCTTTACACGCCAGTCTCTACCACTGCAGTGATCTCATGAACTGGAATAACCAGCCCAGGTGGATTTTGAGTGGAAGTTCCGTATTTGTTGTGCGGGTTAGTGTTGGGAATGGAAGTGGGGCATGAACTCATGTATTACAGATGGCTTATTAGCttcattgtttctttttttttttacctgccaGATGGTGCTGGACCTCTGGGTCAGATGTTTTCCTCTCTAAAGCTTTGTCCGACTTTGGCGACAGTCACtttatcattttaaacatgAGATCATTCATGCAGATCTTCGGCAAAAAATACCTTTTAATTTGAATCTGAAAACTCATTCAGCAAAGCATGAAATTACACTTTTTTTGAGCATGTTTTTATAATTCGTTGCTTATCTTTCATCGTCTTAGATACATCACACAGCAGGCACATAAACTGGAGGTGGGAGCTCCTCGGCCCCCTGCCACAGTCACTAATGCAGTGTCCTGGAGGTCAGAAGGCATCAAATACAGGAAGAACGAGGTCTTCATGGATGTGATCGAATCCGTCAATTTactggtttgtatttttttgcttgtttagtgccatatatagtacaggccaaaagtttggacccacctagtcattcaatgtgtttacgttggtagagtctcactgaaggcatcaaaactatgaatgaacacatgtggagttatgtacttaacaaaaaaggtgaaataactgaaaacatgttttatattctagtttcatagtttctttgctgccctttgctctgattactgaggtcgtcacctgaggtcgtcacctgaaatggttttccaacagtcttgaaggagttcccagaggtgtttagcacttgttggcccctttgccctctgcggtccagctcaccccaaaccatctggattgggttcaggtccggtgactgtggaggccaggtctccactttttgttaagtacataactccacatgtgttcattcatagttttcatgccttcagtgagaatctaccaatgtaaatggtcatggaaataaagaaaacacattgaattagaaggtgtgtccaaacctttggcctgtactgtatattaattaattgatgATTTAGTTCCACGTTTACAGCAGCTTTTAACGTCACTGGCCCCTCCCCCCGACAGGAATAAAtgcctccaaacacacacaatgaacctGAAACGCGAGAGAAGGGTTCCAGAAACAACTTTCCCCAGCTTCCACGAATTGAAActgcaaaaaagaaacaacaacaatacgATTTCCTTTTATTCATTGCCCCCCTCCCACCCCGGTCCCCACCCTCACAGGCTGACACTCCCTCCTGTAATGAGGTAATTACTTTCTGCAGGGTTAGGACCCAAATGCACAAGCTGATTAAGAGGACGCTCATGTATTTGCGccaaaaattgtacattttccTTCTCCCATGCTGCCTATAAATGGCTGTTTTGCAACACATGTGCAGCGTTGTTCTTTCTTCTGACTTACTCAGCCCTTTCAGATCCTCAGTAATTGCTTAGCAATTTTTCTCATGCCGCGAGCTCATTTTTCCTCAGAGCCATGCAGGCCGAGCGCTTTCCAGTTGACTAAGCCCTGCAGTTTCTGTCTTGTCCCAGGTGAGCGCCACGGGCAGCGTCCTGCGCAGCGAGATCCTGGGCTGCATCAAACTCAAAGTGGTGCTCTCTGGCATGCCAGAGCTGCGGCTGGGCCTCAATGACAAAGTGCTGTTTGAGATCACCGGCCGTGAGTAAAGCaagccctcctcctcctcctcctcctcctgctcccttTATTTACTCACGTTCGGCATTGTGCGCAGGAAACTGCCCCTCGGTAGGGCATTTAGTTAGTCTGTCTCTGAATGGGCTGGGTTGGCGGAGCCACAGACAATGTATTAATTACCTAACAGTAAAGcacaaataatacaattatcTCAACTTTGGACACATGAAACACTGCCCTCTTGTGGATGGGATGTGTAATTGTCGCAACGAGGCATTGCTGTGTAGAATGAGTGATCCGTtgctagaataaaaaaagtgcatcaCTGATTAGAGACAGGAGCCAGCAAGTGGAATCTTGATACCAGGGTCAGCTGCTGATTGTTAGATATTACTGTTTGCTGAAGCAGGGCTGTCCCTGATGTCGGTCACCTCAGCCATACCCAGGTCCCTGGGTAGCCAATCAGGGAGCTGGAAGGGTCTTTCCTGTCTGACCTTTTGGCTCTGCCACTGATGTCATTATGAGGCGTCTCATTCCCGCTGCTAAAAGCAGATCCCCAAAGAGCTTTGCCTGCTGGGGGGAGACCTGGCTGTGCTCTCTGATGATGATCACATGGTCTCGCTCTATCAGAGACCTCTTCTCTTTCTCAGCAAAATGTCACAGACACATAAACGCACAGTGCAAACACAcctttatcacacacacataggtcACCCACTCAAACTGGTTGAGGTTCATGAACGTCTGTTCGTTATTATCCTATTACAgtgtttataataattattacagtGTTTATAATAACCTCCTTTGAGGTTATTACAgtgttttcagatttttttcaccATTCACCATGAAGTCAGACGTTCTCTGCAAAAGAGAATAGAGAATAAGAAAATTCAGGGAGACAGAGAGTTAAATTCAGTACTGGCCAGCCTTTGGCAGCCCTAGCAattttagtttgtttgtttgatgttATACAGGAGAGAAAAGTAAGGCGGTGGAGTTGGAGGATGTGAAGTTTCATCAGTGCGTGCGGCTCTCGCGGTTCGAAAACGATCGAACCATCTCCTTCATTCCCCCTGATGGCGAGTCAGAGCTCATGTCTTACCGCCTGAACACCAcggtatctatctatctgtctgtctgtctgtctgtctgtctataaaTCTGTATCTTATTATCAgtccaatttcaataaaatatgtatataaaactTGCCTAGTGTATGATGTTTCTATAAATGTTCTGAGTGACAGCTGCTCAGAGTaaatatatctatttttaaGCTGTAGTCGCGTTTATCACAGCCGTCTCATCCCCGTCCCCCCTCACTGATATCTTTTATTTATGGGCAATAGTTGAGCAGTGGCCCTTACTGTGATCACCAGCACACTACAGCTGTAAATCATCCCTGATGTTTTAAATCTTCTGTCATAATTCCTCCTGTCCGTTGTTTATGAGGTGCTGAGTGTCATGCGCTCAAAATTCATGCAGTTCCTCCGCAAATATTTGTGGCTTTGGAAATTCACCATGTTAATTTACTTTGCTTTAGTGATCAACATTATAATACAATTATGTAACATCTGTAGAAACAATTTGGTGTTTCTGTAGATGTAAAGACATCATGGTCTGAGGGGCTGGAAACCATTGAAGTAGTTTTATGCCACCTTTCCCTCCATCATTCATGCCCTTTGTCCTGACAGGTGAAGCCACTCTTCTGGATCGAAAGCGTGATAGAGAGGTTCTCTCACAGTCGTGTGGAGATCCTGGTAAAGGTATGGGACACACACTGCTACTCGTGCATAGGTTTCTGTTTCTGGCAAGCATAACGTACTGGCGGTAAAGCACAGTGGACAGAGATCAGCACTTTCTTCTGTGCCTTTCTGCCAATCAGAACTATATTGTTATTCTGTGGAATTCAgtttgcctgtcatggctgcccactgctcaccaagggtgatggttaaaagcagaggacacatttcgttgtgtcaccgtgtgctgtgctgctgtcacatgattccatccatgtgaccgggagcaacacggagatgaggtaacgtgactcctataaattggcaagatggccactgccagccgctctgtcattgattggcattcgtcgactcggctccttctccacctcgaCCCGTGAGACATCTCCTCACCTCTTCGCTCTCATCCTGccccttccccaattcaacctaaaaTGCGATCGTCGACATCCGTGCGGTGTTGCGGCTCACATCGGCTCTCGTTCACATGCTCTCTCCGTGTTTATcgcgggtttcctctgggttctcagGTTTCCTCCCGCCCTTCCAAAGGCATGCACGCTAGGTGAAtaggtgactctgaattgtccctAGGTTTGAGTGCGTGAggtgaatgatgtgtgtgagtcccggccctgcacccagtgtcccaggatgggttcCGGCAGCTACATTAAAACCCATTCTGCACATCATTCTGCACCCATAGTATGAAATGTTGTTCATATGCCATAACTGTCATTATAATTCCATGCACATCTACAGGAATTACACTAAGTCGGTTTGAATAATGCGTGACTGCATTAGACACGTTCTTGGTGCATTTGGCTTCAGATCTCATGAATTTTGGGGGTCTTTGTCAGTccctgtcatgtctgtcatgtTTCACTTAatgtctgtgttgttttgtgctgtCGTCTTGACGTCTTGTGGGTTCATCAGGCTCGCAGTCAGTTCAAAAGTCGCTCCACTGCCAACAACGTGTCCATCCTGGTGCCTGTGCCAAGTGATGCCGACTCTCCTAAATTCAAGACCACTACAGGCAGCGCTAAGTGGGTTCCAGAGAAGAACGCGGTTGAGTGGAACATCAAATCCTTTCCTGTGAGTGTTTTGTCTGCTTTGAAATAGCAGTGATTACAAAGTGCCATGCATAATTAATTCTTACCTCATTTATGGGTGATTCTTCAGCTGTGATATATTTAGTGTCCCTggaagaaataagaaaaacaaaacacatttattaacatttatttacatatacataacagatgattttcattcatatttttgtatattccTGTAATTTACTTGATTTTCCATCATACGGTATGAAACACTGTTCTTAGACCATTATTTAGAATTTGTATACTTGGTGATCATA
This window contains:
- the ap1m3 gene encoding adaptor related protein complex 1 subunit mu 3 — encoded protein: MSASAIFILDQKGKVLIFRNYMGDIDMGEIDHFMPILMKREEEAELSPVVTRGSTHFLWVKHSNIYLVAITKKNSNAALVYSFLFKIVEVFKEYFKELEEESVRDNFVTVYELLDEVMDFGFPQTTESKILQEYITQQAHKLEVGAPRPPATVTNAVSWRSEGIKYRKNEVFMDVIESVNLLVSATGSVLRSEILGCIKLKVVLSGMPELRLGLNDKVLFEITGREKSKAVELEDVKFHQCVRLSRFENDRTISFIPPDGESELMSYRLNTTVKPLFWIESVIERFSHSRVEILVKARSQFKSRSTANNVSILVPVPSDADSPKFKTTTGSAKWVPEKNAVEWNIKSFPGGKEYVMRAHFGLPSVESDEQEAKRPITVNFEIPYFTVSGIQVRYLKIIEKSGYQALPWVRYITQSGDYQLRTN